The genomic stretch GCGCCGGATCTGCCTGTCTGACATCAAGTCGGCGGCAGCATGGATGTCCATGTCCGGCGTGCCGGTGATCGGGTCTTTTGTCATCGCGGACTGAATGGTCGTGCCGCGGGGATCCATTCCTTTGGCGACGACGCGTAGGACGATATCCCGGTCGGTGATGATGCCGACACACTTCTGACCTTCCACGACAGGGACTGCGCCGACATTGAGCCGCATCATGATCTTGGCGGCCTCGATGATGGTTTCGTCAGGCCGCACGGCCGAGACGCTGCGGGTCATGATCTCACGCAGAGGACGCAATCTGCCATCCCTCCTTCGATTCGCTTTCGAAGGTTAGGATGGCTTTTTTTGCGGCTTTCATGCCTGCCAGTTCTTTCGGCCCTTTGGAGCCGGGCAGGAAACAGTCGGGTCCGTCGCTGAACAGACCTTTGTCAGTCGCCGCTGCGACGCCGTTATTGCAATCGTTCCAGGGCGCGGCGTCCGATGTCCCTGCGGAACTGTAGGCCATCAAAATGGATCCGTTCCACCTGTCGGTAGGCCAGGTCGATGGCTTCGCCGATGGTCGGCCCCTTTGCTGTCACGGCGAGAACGCGTCCGCCTGCCGTGACGATCTGGTCTTCCTTGGCGGCAGTGCCGGCGTGGAAGACCTCGACACCAGGCAGCGCATCGTCCAGTCCGGAGATGGCCTTGCCTTTTTCGTAGTCCCCCGGATAACCGCCGGCGGCCATGACGACACAGACGGTGGCGTCGCTGCTCCACTCGATCGGCTGCTCTTCGAGGCGGTTTTCCAGGATCGCCTCGATGACATCGACCAGGTCGGTCTGCATGCGCATCAGCACCGGTTGTGTCTCGGGATCGCCGAAGCGGGCGTTGTATTCGAGCACCTTCGGCCCCTGAGCGGTCACCATCAGTCCGGCATAGAGGACGCCGCGGTAGGGCCGCCCCTCGGCTTTCATCGCCTGGATGGTGGGCAGCAAGACAGTCTTCTCGACTTCACGCGCCAGTGCTTCCGTGTAGACAGGGGCAGGCGAATAGGCGCCCATGCCGCCTGTGTTCGGTCCCTGGTCACCATCGAAGATGCGCTTGTGGTCCTGGGCGGACACCATGGGGAGCACATGGTCGCCGTCGGTGAAGGCCAAGATGCTCACTTCTTCGCCTTCTAAGAACTCTTCGATGACGACGCGCCGTCCGGCGTCACCGAAGGCGTTGCCCTTAAGCATGGAGCGGACGGCCTCCTTCGCTTCGGCCACATCGGCGGCGACGATGACCCCCTTGCCTGCTGCAAGGCCGTCAGCTTTAACGACACAGGGGCAGCCTGCTTCGACCGGACGGGCGGCAGCCAGTTTGTCGATAAACTGGAAGGCAGGCTCGATCTCGGTGAAGACACCGTAAGCGGCTGTCGGGATGTCGTATTTCCGCATCAGATCCTTGGCGAAGGCTTTGGAGCCCTCGATCTCCGCCGCCTTTTTTGTGGGGCCGAAGATGGGCATCTCGTGGTCATTGAAGACATCGACGATGCCGGCCGACAGGGGCGCTTCCGGTCCGACGACAGTCAAGTCGATGCGCTTTTCCCAGGCGAAGGTCAAGATGCCGGTCACGTCATCGGCTTTGATGTCGACGCAGTGGGCGATCCGGGCGATCCCGGCATTGCCGGGGGCACAGTAGACTTCGGCCACGCGGGGGCTCTGTTTCAGTTTCCAGACGAGGGCATGTTCCCGTCCGCCGCCGCCGACGACGAGGACTTTCAATCCAGTGGCTTTTAATTGTCTCACCTTCAGCCCCCCTTAGTGCTTGAAGTGGCGCATCCCGGTGAAGACCATGGCGACGCCAAGACGGTTGCAGGCTTCGATCGATTCAGCGTCACGAACCGAGCCGCCTGGCTGGATGATGGCGCGGATCCCATAACGGGCAGCCGTTTCCACCGTATCTTTAAAGGGCAGGAATGCGTCAGAGGCGAGGACGGCGCCTTGCGCTGGGTTGTTGTGATCGACGCTGTCGCCGCCGAAGGCCCGCGAGGCTTTCGCCTGTTCGAGGGCGATCTGGGCCGAGCCGACGCGGTTCATCTGGCCGGCACCGACGCCGATTGCTACGCCGTCTTTGGCGATGACGATGGCATTGGACTTGACGTGCTTGACCACCTTCCAGGCGAAGAGGAGGTCGGCCAGTTCCCCTTCTTCCGGCGCCCGTTCGGTGACGACCTGGATCTGCTCAGCAGTGACGTCGCCCAGGTCGGCCTCCTGGACGAGGAAACCGCCGCGGATCTTCTTCACATCGGCTGTCGCCGGGGCGCTGTCAGCGAGGGGCCCTGTTTCCATGATGCGCAGACCTTTTTTCTGCTGAAGGATCTCCAGGGCAGCTTCATCAAAGGACGGCGCGATGACGGCTTCCATGAAGGTCTTGACGACCTCATTGGCGGTGTCGGCGTCGACGGCGACGTTGAAGGCGATGATGCCGCCAAAGGCGGAGACCGGATCGGCGGCAAAAGCTTTTTCATAAGCCTCTTTTAATGTGGCTGCGACGGCGACGCCGCAGGGATTGTTGTGCTTGATGATGGCGGCGGCAGGCCGGTCGAATTCGCGAACCAGTTCCAGGGCGGCGTTCAGGTCGAGGAGGTTATTGAAGGACAGTTCCTTGCCCCAGCGTTGTTTCGCCGTTCCGGCACCGGCCCCCCGGTAGCCCCTTTCGCGGTAGAAGGCAGCCTTCTGGTGCGGGTTTTCGCCGTAGCGCAAATCCTGCACTTTTTCCACCTTGCCGGGGGCGAAGATGCCGGCGAAGGGGTCGTCGTCGCCTGCTTCAGCCGCCAGGTAAGCGGCGATGGCGGCGTCATACTCGGCTGTATGGGCGAAGGCTTCCCGGGCCAAGGCGCGACGGGTCGCTTCCGAGACGACGCCGTTCTGTTGCAGTTCGGCCAATACGGTGGCGTACCGGTCAGGGTTGACGATGATGGCCACCGACTCGTGGTTTTTCGCCGACGCCCGAACCATGGCCGGTCCGCCGATGTCGATGTTTTCAACGGCCTCTTCACGGGTTACGCCCGGCTTGGCGACGGTCTCGCGGAAGGGGTAGAGGTTGACAGCCACCACGTCGATGGGGACGATGGCGTGGGCCTCCAATTGGGCGAGGTGCTCCGGCGTCCGGCGGGCCAGGATGCCGCCGTGAACCTTGGGATGGAGCGTCTTGACACGGCCGTCAAGGATCTCGGGAAAGCCGGTGATCTCGGTCACATAAGTGACGGGAACGCCGGCGGCCTTGATCGTCTGATATGTACCGCCGGTGGATACAATTTCAAAACCGAGATCGGCCAAGCCCCGGGCGAAGTCCACGACGCCGGTCTTATCGGAGACGCTGATGAGGGCGCGACGGTTCATGGTTTACCTCCCTGATTTCAGTTCAAAAAATATGCCGGAAAGGCTCCCAAAGACTGCAAAGGGATTCGAAGGTTGAGAACAAAGGACTGAACGGGCCCTGCAGAATGATCTGACCTTGCCAGAAAAACCGGCGCTACTCGATGATCACCCGCCGGCCCTCGATCCGTAGCCGGCCTTCGGCCAAAAGTTGCAAGGCCTCCGGCAGGATACGGTGTTCTTCCTTTAAGATGCGGGCCGCCAGGGTGTCTTCATTGTCGTCGGGGTGAACGGGAACGACAGCCTGGAGGATGATCGGTCCCGAATCAAGCCCCTCATCGACAAAATGGACGGTGCAACCGGAAAAGCGCACGCCGTAGTCAATAGCCTGGCGATGGCCATGCAACCCGGGAAAGGCCGGCAACAAGGTCGGATGGATATTGATGATCCGCCCCGGAAAAGCGTCGAGCAACGCTGTCGTGATCAGCCGCATATAGCCGGCCAGCAGCAGCGTGTCGGCGCCGGCGCTTTTCAACAGTTCCGCCGCCTTGCGGTCATAGTCGAGCCGCTGAGGATACTCCGACGGCGGCAGGTGAACGGCCGGAATGCCCCGCAACGCCGCCCGCTCCAGCGCCGGAGCGTCCTGACGGTTGGAGAGGACCATGACGACCTGGGCATCGAGGCGGCCGGCATCGATGGCGTCGAGGACGGCCTGCAGGTTGGAGCCGCGTCCGGAGGCGAGGACGCCGAGCTTCAATGTCATTCGCCCTTCCCCCGCTCCCAAGCCATGAGGCCGCTGTAGACAACGTCAGGCGCGGCTTCGGCGCCCCGGGCGCTCGGCTCGATCACGCCGATACGGTGACAGGTTTCCCCCATCGCCGCCAAGATATTGACAGCTTGGTCTGCCTCTTCCGGGGAGACGACGAGGATGAAGCCAACGCCGCAGTTGAAGGTGCGCAGCATCTCGGCACCGGCTATATTCCCCTTGGCCTGGAGCACGGTGAAGACGGGCGGCACGGGCCAGCTGCCCAGTTCAATCGCAGCCTGGGTTCCCGCCGGCAGGACGCGGGGGATGTTCTCCGTCAAGCCGCCGCCGGTGATATGGGCCATGCCTTTGACGGCCACCTTTTCCAGCAACGCAAGGACCGGTTTGACATAGATGCGCGTCGGCGTCAGCAGTTCCTCGCCGACGGTTTTGCCGAGTTCGGGCAAGAAGGTGTCGACGCTGTGGCCGGCATGGTCGAAAAAGACCTTGCGGGCCAGCGAGTAACCGTTGCTGTGCAATCCGGACGAAGGGATAGCCAGCATTACGTCACCGGGACGAATCGCTGAGCCGTCGATCAGCTTTTTGCGATCGGCTACGCCGACGCAAAAACCGGCCACGTCATAGTCTTCTTCGGCGTAAAAGCCGGGCATCTCGGCCGTCTCGCCGCCGATGAGGGCGCAGCCGGCTTGGCGGCAGCCTTCCGCTACACCAGAGACGATGGCGGCCACCTTTTCGGGAACCAGTTTGCCGACAGCCAGGTAGTCGAGGAAAAAGAGCGGCTCGGCGCCCTGAACAAGGATGTCGTTAGCGCACATGGCTACACAGTCAACGCCGATCGTGTCATGGCGGTCCATCAACATGGCCACGCGCAGCTTGGTGCCGACACCGTCGGTGCCGGAGACGAGGATCGGTTCTTCATACCTGCCGACGTTGAGGGCGAAAAGGCCGCCGAAACCGCCGATGTCGGTGAGCACTTCGGGCCGAAAGGTGCTCCGGACCTGGCCTTTCATCAGTTCGACGGCTCGGTTGCCGGCGGTGATGTCGACGCCTGCCTGGGCGTAGGTCAAGCCTGCCTGTTTTTGTTGCTCCGTCATGGGTACCTCCTAGCAGCCGCAGCCTTCCATGGCGTACTTGTCTAAGCCGATGGGGATTTCGATGGGGTAACTACCGCAGAAGCAGGCCATACAGTAGTTATCATCGGCGATGTGGGGGTTCTGTTCCGTCATGGCCCGCAGGAGCCCTTCCCGGGAGAGGTAGTGCAGGCTTTCGGCGCCGATCATCTCGCAGATCTCCTCAATCGTCTTGGTGGCCGCCACCAGTTCCTTGCGGACCGACGTGTCGATGCCGTAATAACAAGGGTGGGTGATCGGCGGCGATGAGACGAGCATGTGCACTTCTTTCGCCCCGGCGTGGCGCAGCATTTGGACGATCTTGCCGCTCGTGGTGCCGCGGACGATGGAGTCGTCAATCATGATCACCCGCTTGCCTTCCACCGCCTTGGCGACGGCGTTCAGCTTTAAGCGCACCGACTGAGCGCGGATCTCCTGAGTGGGCTGGATGAAGGTACGTCCTACATAGCGGTTTTTCATCAAGCCCTGGTCAAAGGGGATGCCCGATTCCTGGGCGTAACCGATGGCGGCCGCCGTGCCTGAGTCGGGAACGCCGATGACGATGTCGGCGTCGATCTTGCACTCCAGGGCCAGTTGGCGGCCCATGGCCCGGCGGGCCTGGTTGACGCTGATGCCGTCGATGACCGAGTCGGGACGGGCAAAATAGATGTATTCAAAGATGCAGGCAGCCCGGCGCGGCTGGGTCAGCGCCTTGAGAGAGACGAGGCCATTTTCGTCGATGGAGATGATCTCGCCCGGCTCGATGTCGCGGACGAAATCGGCGCCCAGGGTATCCAGGGCACAGGACTCAGAGGCGATCACATAGGCGTCGCCCAGGCGGCCCAGGCAGAGGGGGCGGACGCCGTGGGGGTCGCGCACCGCCAGCAGCCGCTTTTCCGTCATGACCAGCAGCGAGTAGGAGCCTTTGATATCGATCATCGTCTTGATCAGGGCTTCTTCCAGGGAGGACTGGCCGTAGCGGGCCAGCAGGTTGACGACCACTTCGGTGTCGGTCGTCGTCTGGAAGACGGCGCCGGTGACGGCCAAGTTGTGACGCAGCTCTGCCGCGTTGGTCAGGTTGCCGTTGTGGGCCACCGCCATCATGCCCTTGCTGTAACGGAAGATCAAGGGCTGGGCATTGGCAAGCAGGCTCGATCCGGTCGTCGAGTAGCGCACATGGCCGATGGCCACATCCCCTTGCAGTTCCTTGAGCTTGCGTTCGTCAAAGGCTTCCGTGACCAGGCCCATCCCCTTGTGAAAGAGGATCGCCCGTTCATTGCCTACGGCGATGCCGGCGCTTTCCTGCCCGCGGTGTTGCAGGGCGAAGAGGCCGAAGTAGGCCAACCGGGCCACGTCTTTTCCGGGCCCATAGATCCCGATTAGTCCACACTCTTCCTCCATCTTGTCCCAAGGAAGATCGTGGGTGCGTTCATATGACATGATAGGCCTCCCGCCGGTGGTTTTAGTTGGACAAGGGTTCAATCTCACAGCTGAAGGCTTCCAAGACCTCATTGATCAACCGCTGGCGGCAGAAGTCTTCCGCCTGCCGCCTCGCCGCCTCCGCATCATCTGTATCGAGGAGGAACTCGACGTAGCGACCGATCCGCAGGCCGGCAGGTAGGACCGGACTGTTCTGCGCCGATGACGGCGCCGTCACAGCCGGCAAGGCCGACTTGCCCGGCGCTGTCGTCTCAAACGCAGCCAGCTTGTCGCCAGCCTCCCTGAGCCGCTGTTCGAGGGCATCCCTTTGCGGATCGCAAAAGCCGGCTTTGACGGTGATGATGATCTTCGCTTTAAACATGGGCTACCCCTTCAGCTTGCCCTCCAACCGGTTCAGGATCTCCCGGTAGGCCTCTTCAAGGCCACCCATGTCGCGGCGGAAACGGTCTTTGTCCAGTTTTTCTCTGGTCCGGCTGTCCCAGAAACGGCAGGTGTCGGGCGAGATCTCGTCACCTAGGAGCACCTCGCCATTGTGGAGACCAAACTCCAGTTTGAAGTCGACGAGGTCGATGTTCAAACCGGCCAGGAATTCCTTGAGGATCTCGTTGACCTTGAGCGCGATGGCTTTGATGACGTCCATCTGTTCCGGCGTGGCCCACTCCATAGCGGCGATGTGGTATTCGTTGATCATCGGGTCGCCGAGGGCGTCATCTTTGTAATAAAACTCGAGGACCGGCTTGGCCAGCGGCGTGCCTTCCGGCTGGCCGACACGCTTGGCCAATGAGCCGGCAACGATGTTGCGGGCAACCACTTCGACGGGGATGATCTGCAGGGACTTGACGAGCATCTCCCGGTCGTTGATCAGCTCAACGAAGTGGGACGGAACGCCTTGCTTGGCCAAGTATTGAAAAAAGAGGGCCGAGATGCGGTTGTTGAGGACACCCTTGTTTTCGATCTCCGCCTTCTTTTCGCCGTTGAAGGCGGTCGCCGAGTCCTTGTACTCAATCCAGTAGATATCAGGGTTTTCGGTCCGGAAGACCTTTTTGGCTTTTCCTTCGTAAATCTGCTCCAGTTTGTTCAATTCGGGCATGCTCTGAACTCCCCTTTCTAATTTTTGCGCAACCTTGCCGCCTATTGTCGCTTTTTCTTTGCCGGGCTTATGGGGATACGCTTTTACCACCTTTGGAACCGGGCTTGTTTTTGATTGCCGATCGCCTCACAGACCGACCCGCTTGAAGAGGGTGTCCACGTGCTTGATATGGTAGTCGTAATCAAAGAGGCCTTCCACTTCGGCAGGGCTCAGTTTTCCCATGATCTCGCTGTCTTCGAGGACGAGTTCCTTGAAGGGCCGCTTGACTTCCCAGGCCTTGAGGGCGTTGCGCTGAACCCAGTGGTAGGCCGTCTCGCGAAGGACGCCCTTGTCGACGAGGGCGAGCATGACCCGCTGGCTGTTGACGAGGCCGAGGGTTTTTTCCAGGTTCTTTTGCATGTTCTCCGGGAAGACGTTCAGGTTGGCGACGATATCGATCATCTTGGTCAGCATGTAGTCGAGGAGGATCGTCGAATCGGGGATGATGACGCGCTCCACCGAGGAGTGGGTGATATCCCGCTCATGCCAGAGGGCCACGTTCTCCAAGGCCGCCAGGGCGTTGCCGCGGAGCACCCGGGCCAGGCCGGCGACGCGCTCCGAGGTGATCGGGTTTTTCTTGTGGGGCATGGCCGAAGAGCCTTTTTGACCTTTGGAGAAGGCCTCTTCCACCTCATGGATGTCAGTGCGCTGCAGATTGCGCAGTTCCGTGGCGAACTTGTCCAGCGACGAGCCGATGACAGCCAAGGTGGTCATGTACTCGGCATGGCGGTCCCGTTGGATAACCTGGGTGGAGATGGGGGCGGGACGGAGGCCCAGCTTGCGACAGGCGTACTCTTCGACGAAGGGATCGATCTGGGCGAAGGTGCCCACCGCGCCGGAGATGGCGCCCACGCTGATCGTGTCGATGGCGTGGTTCATCCGCTTGATGCAGCGGCCCACCTCGTCATACCAAAGGGCCAGCTTAAGGCCGAAGGTGACCGGCTCGGCGTGGATGCCGTGGGTGCGACCGACCATGACGGTGTACTTGTGCTCGATGGCCCGCTCGCCGATGACCTCGCGCAGCTTTTTCAGCTTCTGGAGGATGATCTCGCCGGCCTCGCGCATCTGCAAGGACAGAGCGGTGTCGAGCACGTCCGAGGAGGTCATGCCCATGTGGATGTATTTCGATTCCTCGCCGACATACTCGGCCACGTTAGTGAGGAATGCGAGCACGTCGTGTTTGGTTACTTCTTCGATCTCGAGGATGCGCTGGACGTTGAAATCAGCCTTGTCGCGGATGGCTTCAAATGCCTCCTGGGGAATCTTGCCCAAAACGGCCAAGGCTTCGCAGGCGGCCACCTCTACATCCAGCCATTTGCGAAAACGGTTTTCGTCGGCCCAGATGGCCCCCATTTCTTTGAGTGTGTAACGTTCGATCATCCCTGTACCCTCCCTGATTTCTGCGCCGTCCTGCATCTGGAGAAGACGGTCTTGCCTGTATGGCGCTGTGATTTGGCAAAAAGCAAAGCCCGGGCAGATAGATTCCCGCCTTGCCAATGCAAGGAACCTATCCGCCTGGGCTTTTCTCCCTCCGGTGTAAAAAGGGCAAACATCATCGGTTGACCCCTTTTTGCAGCGCTCGGTCCAGGCCGTTGCACGCGGAACCCTAAGCTGCACTTCCCTCAAGTTTTGAAAAAGGATCGCTCAATCCCAGACTCTATTATATCCTAAAAAACCGGTCTCGGCTCCCCCAAATTTGCATCTTTCTTTTCGACTTGGCGGACCATTTTTTCCTTATAGGCCTTAAACTTCTCCCGCAGGTGGGGGTGTTTACCGCCGAGAATCTGGACGGCCAGCAATCCGGCGTTTTTGGCGCCGTCGACGGCCACCGTCGCCACGGGGACGCCAGGGGGCATCTGGGCGATGGAGAGCAGGCTGTCCCAGCCGCGAAGGGCGCCCGATTGGAGGGGAACGCCGATGACAGGCAGGACGGTGAAGGCGGCGATGACACCGGGCAGGTGGGCTGCCATGCCGGCGCCGGCGATGAGCACCTCGATGCCGCGCTCTTCAGCCGTCTGGGCGTAGCGGGCGGCGCGATCAGGCGTGCGGTGGGCCGAGGCGACGATCATTTCGGACTTGACGCCGAATTCCTCGAGGACTTCGGCGGCGTCTTTCATGACCTTCAGGTCAGAGTCGCTGCCCATGATGATGCCGACGAGGGGTTTGTCGTTTCGCTGGCTCATTGGTATCCTCCCTATGTTTGTCGCCCCGGATTGGGGGCGTTAATCGCTTTCATTACAGTTGGTTTTTGCTATTATTTGCAACCCGTCTGCTTTGTCGCGGGTTGGCCAGGGCCGGGCGCTAAGAGCTCCGCTCAAACCGCGCCCGACCCTAGCCAACCCTGGACGTTCAAAGGGGATTCAATCCTAACCAAAGGGTTTCAGTACTAACATAAAACCCCACAGCCCAATAGACTCGTCCCTTCGCTTAATCGGTTTTTTCCTATCTCGCTCCCTTATCGCCCACTCACCGGAGCCAACCTAAGAAAAGGGGCAAGTCCGCTCTTGCTAATGCCCCCCTAACGTCACGTACCGCCAGATAACCAGTATCGTCAGCAGGTACATGAGCCAGTGAACCTGGCGGGCTTTGCCGGTGACGGCTTTGAGGAGGGTGTAAAAGACGATGCCGGCGGCGATGCCGTTGGCGATGTTGTAGGTGAAGGGCATAAGGGTGAAAGTGAGGAAGGCGGGGAAGGCGTCGGTGAAGTCATCAAAATCGATGTCACGGACGACGCCGATCATGAGGACGCCGACGATGATCAGGGCCGGCGCGGTGGCGGCGTCAGGGATGAGGCGGAAGAAGGGTGCCAAGACGAGGGCCAGCAGGAAGAGAATGCCGGTAGTGACGGCGGTGAGGCCCGTCCGCCCGCCTTCGCCGATGCCGGCAGCCGATTCGACATAGGCGGTGATCGTCGAGGTGCCGAGGAAAGCGCCGAGGCTGACGCCGGCAGCGTCGACGAGCATCGCTTTGCCGATCTGGGGAGAGCGCCCTTGTTCATCGAGCAGCCCCGCCCGGCCGGCCGTGCCGACGAGGGTGCCGAAGGTGTCGAAGAGCTCCACGAAGGTAAAGGTGAGCACGACAGAGATGAGGCCCAGCTCCAGGGCGCCGGCGATGTTCAAGGAACCGACGGCCAGGTCGTTGAAGGCGGGCCAGGTGAAGGCGAAGTCGCCGATTTTGGTGACGCCCATCGGGACCCCCAGCAGGGTGGTCGTCACAATCCCGATCAGAAGAGCCCCCCGGACCTGCATCGCCATCAGGATCGCCGTCAGAATCAGCCCGAAAAGCGCCAGCATCGTGTCCGGTTTCAAGAAACTGCCGATGATGAGGTCCCATTCAAAGTACAGGAGCTGTCCGTAGCCGCCTGAGCCGGTCAGATTGCCCAGCGACGGCCCCAGGTGAAGGCTGACCACGGTCAGGTGGGCCAGCTTCAGCCCGATGATGGTGATGAAGAGCCCGATGCCGGCGGTGATCGCCTTTTTGAGGGAAGTGGGCACCGCCTCGATGAGCAGTTGGCGCACCTGGGTGACGGTGAGCACGATGAAGATGAGGCCCGAGATAAAGACCGCCCCGAGGGCCACGTCCCAGGGGATGCCGCCCCGCTGGGAGGCGACGACGGCGAAGTAGGCGTTAAGTCCCATTCCCGGCGCGAGGGCGACGGGAAAATTGACATAGAGCCCCATGGCAATGGTGACAAGCCCGGCGCCGACACAGGTGGCGAAAAAGACAGCGTCCTTGCTCATCCCGGTAGCGGAAAGGATGCCCGGATTGACGGCCAAGATGTAGGCCATCGTCATGAAGGTGGTGATCCCGGCGGTGATCTCCGTGGCAACGTCGGTCCCTTTGGCTTTTAAGTGAAACAGTTTTTCCAGCACGGCGGCGTCCCCTTCTCATTGAGTTTTGGTTCGCCCGCCCTGTGGCTTCTATATTAGCAGAGGCGAAAAATCAGTGTCAACAAAGGGCAGGCTATTGGTGATGAAAGGAGGTTGCTGATGCATTGGATCGACTTTTGGACCCTGGGTCGCCCCCTTGTCGCCCTGCGCTACGGCGCCACCGCAGCCGCCGCCGGGTTTATCGAAGGGGGCGCTGCCATCTCCCTCGCCCTGGCAGGGCTGTCCGGGCTGTTCTTCGTGGCTGGCGTCTATGCCTTCGATGACGTTGAGGACCTGCCGGAAGACCGGATCAATCACCCCGAGCGGCCGTTGCCATCGGGACGGCTCTCTGTGCGAGCAGCCCGCACATTCGGAATGATCTGCCTGTTCCTGGCTGTTGCCGCAGCGTCAGCCCTGCATGACCGGACGGGAGCGATGGCGCTGGCCGCCTTATCCGCCTTTGTGGCCATTCCGCAGACACACCGGCTGACAGCGCGCCACTGGATCGGGAGGGGGATATCGGTCTTCGTCTTCGTCTTCTCGGCCTTTCTACTCGGCTCGGCTGCCGCGCCAGGCCCCCTCTCCCCCCGCCTGTTTTTGCTGGGGGAAGCGATCGGCGTCCTGCACCTGGCGACCAGGATCATCAGCGATGAGCGGGACCTGGAGGGGGACCGGGACCGCCTCCGGACGTTGCCCGCCCTGTCTCTCGCGAAGGCGCGCCGCTTCATCGGCAATGTCCTCGCCCTCTCGGCAGTCCTGCTTCCGCTCCCCTACTTCTTCGGTTTCAAAGCGCTCTACCTCCTATTCTCTCTACCGGCTGCCCTTCATATCCTCCAGCAGGCCATCACCTGG from Heliomicrobium modesticaldum Ice1 encodes the following:
- the purB gene encoding adenylosuccinate lyase is translated as MIERYTLKEMGAIWADENRFRKWLDVEVAACEALAVLGKIPQEAFEAIRDKADFNVQRILEIEEVTKHDVLAFLTNVAEYVGEESKYIHMGMTSSDVLDTALSLQMREAGEIILQKLKKLREVIGERAIEHKYTVMVGRTHGIHAEPVTFGLKLALWYDEVGRCIKRMNHAIDTISVGAISGAVGTFAQIDPFVEEYACRKLGLRPAPISTQVIQRDRHAEYMTTLAVIGSSLDKFATELRNLQRTDIHEVEEAFSKGQKGSSAMPHKKNPITSERVAGLARVLRGNALAALENVALWHERDITHSSVERVIIPDSTILLDYMLTKMIDIVANLNVFPENMQKNLEKTLGLVNSQRVMLALVDKGVLRETAYHWVQRNALKAWEVKRPFKELVLEDSEIMGKLSPAEVEGLFDYDYHIKHVDTLFKRVGL
- the purE gene encoding 5-(carboxyamino)imidazole ribonucleotide mutase, with product MSQRNDKPLVGIIMGSDSDLKVMKDAAEVLEEFGVKSEMIVASAHRTPDRAARYAQTAEERGIEVLIAGAGMAAHLPGVIAAFTVLPVIGVPLQSGALRGWDSLLSIAQMPPGVPVATVAVDGAKNAGLLAVQILGGKHPHLREKFKAYKEKMVRQVEKKDANLGEPRPVF
- a CDS encoding NCS2 family permease, translating into MLEKLFHLKAKGTDVATEITAGITTFMTMAYILAVNPGILSATGMSKDAVFFATCVGAGLVTIAMGLYVNFPVALAPGMGLNAYFAVVASQRGGIPWDVALGAVFISGLIFIVLTVTQVRQLLIEAVPTSLKKAITAGIGLFITIIGLKLAHLTVVSLHLGPSLGNLTGSGGYGQLLYFEWDLIIGSFLKPDTMLALFGLILTAILMAMQVRGALLIGIVTTTLLGVPMGVTKIGDFAFTWPAFNDLAVGSLNIAGALELGLISVVLTFTFVELFDTFGTLVGTAGRAGLLDEQGRSPQIGKAMLVDAAGVSLGAFLGTSTITAYVESAAGIGEGGRTGLTAVTTGILFLLALVLAPFFRLIPDAATAPALIIVGVLMIGVVRDIDFDDFTDAFPAFLTFTLMPFTYNIANGIAAGIVFYTLLKAVTGKARQVHWLMYLLTILVIWRYVTLGGH
- a CDS encoding UbiA family prenyltransferase — its product is MHWIDFWTLGRPLVALRYGATAAAAGFIEGGAAISLALAGLSGLFFVAGVYAFDDVEDLPEDRINHPERPLPSGRLSVRAARTFGMICLFLAVAAASALHDRTGAMALAALSAFVAIPQTHRLTARHWIGRGISVFVFVFSAFLLGSAAAPGPLSPRLFLLGEAIGVLHLATRIISDERDLEGDRDRLRTLPALSLAKARRFIGNVLALSAVLLPLPYFFGFKALYLLFSLPAALHILQQAITWKIDQAGGYPGHWLAAVVIVGACLSR